The Rana temporaria chromosome 13, aRanTem1.1, whole genome shotgun sequence genome has a window encoding:
- the CDCA4 gene encoding cell division cycle-associated protein 4, with product MFTRGIKRKCLDPEEIDGSLVELKTVPSYTLERQSLLDMSLVKLQLCHMLVEPNLCRSVLIANTVRQIQEEMTQDGSWPVFHDHEPDQPAPLERLVSTDVLCRSSREQDESKHIEDGYITYSEELEVEETEEISELSTVPSVKVLQNSTTFWEVESPQENKAHLQKSIDHIFESLENRNPSAMEELFSEVDTSYYDLDTVLTGMMGNSKLGHCDMLDGLSPQAAPHSHCKAEMNEIDHIVEILVES from the coding sequence ATGTTTACTCGAGGAATCAAGAGAAAGTGCCTTGACCCTGAAGAAATCGACGGGTCTTTGGTTGAATTGAAAACCGTTCCATCTTACACCCTTGAGCGCCAGTCGCTCTTGGATATGTCTCTTGTGAAACTCCAGCTTTGCCACATGCTGGTTGAACCAAATCTGTGTCGTTCGGTGCTCATTGCCAACACAGTGCGACAAATACAAGAGGAAATGACGCAAGACGGCAGCTGGCCAGTGTTTCACGACCACGAACCAGATCAACCAGCTCCTTTAGAGCGCCTAGTTTCCACAGATGTTCTCTGCCGGTCCTCCAGAGAGCAAGATGAATCAAAACACATTGAAGATGGCTACATCACATACAGTGAAGAACTCGAGGTCGAAGAGACTGAGGAGATCTCTGAACTATCAACTGTGCCTTCAGTAAAAGTTTTGCAGAACTCGACTACATTCTGGGAGGTTGAGAGCCCCCAGGAAAACAAGGCACACTTGCAGAAGTCTATAGACCATATTTTTGAATCTTTGGAGAACAGAAACCCAAGCGCCATGGAAGAATTATTTTCAGAAGTTGACACTTCATACTACGATCTTGATACTGTACTaacagggatgatgggaaattCTAAATTGGGTCATTGTGACATGTTAGATGGCTTGTCCCCTCAGGCAGCTCCACACAGTCACTGCAAAGCAGAGATGAATGAGATAGACCATATTGTGGAGATTTTGGTGGAATCCTGA